The Glycine soja cultivar W05 chromosome 15, ASM419377v2, whole genome shotgun sequence region AAATGAAACCCCCTGGGGCCAATTAGCCTCTTCTCCCCCTCTTCCCCTATTTGTGCCATTGACGGATACCACACCACAAGACCTTCACAGATACCCAACTGGTGAAGTCAAAGTCGCCGTCATGGCCTCTTCCATTGTCGTTCATGATGACAAAGTCACTGTGTGGCATCCATTTCGGCTGCACAAAGTCGCTTCCTTTCCATTCCAACGTTCGTTCGTTCACAGCCTTCTCCTTATGCTTACGTTGGTTGTCGTCCAGaaaggtttttctttctttctttctctctctttgtttGTATATATCCTTTTCCCTCTTTCTATCTGTTTCTTTCCAAAACAATCAAATGCACTACTACTGAATTCACTTTTGGGTTTCTGAACAACTGATGGTTTCGTGCGTGAAGAGTTTGTGTATTGTTTCCCCTTTTCTTCTGTTTTATTCTTATAAGAAAAGATCTTAACGCCCACTGTAACCATTCCACTCCCATTGAATAATGGTGAGGCTGAGAGCATGGGGAAGGGCTTTTTTCACCCTTCAATCTTGTATGGTTTATCAAGATTATTTGGTTTTGCTAAAATCATTCTTGACCCTCCATTAACGATGCATCTTCTTTCTTTCACACATTCACTAAAAAATTTGTGTACTCCACTTGTTTGTGGTAAAGAGTTAGTggtattttaacatattttgttcTATAGttgtaactttttaaaatagttcttttagaaaacaaattggTGTATATCAGCAGTTTCTATGTACAAAAATGATTGTGGACACCCTCGAACTATTTCAAACCTAGTGAGAAAGAGACAGAGAAGTTTGTGGTTAAGTTTTATCTATttgtagtataaaaatattaaattgaatactatgatatatttaaagttattttttattgtctcAATACAAATTATGATTCACAGTTTAAAAATTAGATTGGTGATTTACGACTTGATAACCATGTGTGTGATTGATTGATAACTATGCTCAACACCACaagtcttttgttttgtaacattttaaatttaagccttatatatatatatatatatatatgattaagaaaatattccactaaaaaataattaattaatttcggTCAAAAATTAGTAATTAGTAATATGAACAAATATATTTGTCTATGTACCTAAATATAAGactatttattcaataaatgtgcaaagaaaaaaatacatatatctaCTATTAGGAGATAACTaatataataatctaaaatataaaataaaattattataatcattttaaatattattttcaaattttatttagtatatgaatattataatttaaaataaaaattccgttatattaaaatttagagaaaaaagttagtttgtagaatttttattttcaaaaatacaaTTGTCATATTTAGGAAAAAATTGGCAGAGAACTAAGTATATTTcataaatgacaaaaatatttaaggtaattttttatacatttaaagcattattatatatttaaaattatttattaaatagtagaatttgtgttaatttttttcatacaaaATTTTCTTTCAGTAGAATTTGTACTCACCGACATGGAGGGCTTGGATCATGCCTTGCCTCGTTGACTCAATGCTTTGATGGGGGATAGTGGTATGCGACACTGTGTCCGGGTTCCCTTGTGACTCCTCGTGTCACAtcaatattcttctctttggaaacacatcaatcatattttcttttctctttgtattcattttttttcaccctcacaattttaattttttttatccaaacataaaattttgaaaataaaagaatttcaattgaataatttgaaattcttagaatttaaaatttttcagaatttaaaatttccttATCTAAACACACTCTAAGAGAAATTTGGGATAGTTTCTTGAATTTCCCAGCATCTTTTTAAGAATTGGATGCATTTTAGTTTTCTAGGGTTGTTGGTGGAATTTACTTATTGAATTGAGTTTGCAACCTGTGAAAATGAAATGTTTATGTAATAAATGTTTGTAAAGTTTTATGATTGTAAGTACAAATCTATGAGGCATGCAATTCTCTTTACTGATTGGAAATTGCAATCAGCTAACTCCAAGGATCAAGCTGTTAGATTTTAAAGTTGATATGGGATTTTTCTGATTGAAACATGTTGATACTTGATAGCTTGCCTGAACAATTTTCTTTGTTGAATTACTGTAGTGTGCAGAACTTTTAATGTCTAACTATTATTATGCATTATAAATGTTACTTGATTTTAATGGTCATTGGTTTATACGTTTTGGAGGATGAAGGGGGTGTCGGTACAATTGAAGTTCCACCAAATGTTGGCCCTACTATTAAGGCAATAATGTTGTCTCGCAGATGGAGGCTGCAATGGCTGCATTGGCAATTCCATCTGAGCAAGCAGCTACGTACAGGAAGGGCATCCCCAGGTATATTCATGCGTGTCACAATTGTTTATAGATCATCTGTGTCTCTTGATAGTTATTGATCGAGCGCAATAATGATGAGCATGTCTCTACAGGAATGCTCGATCATATCATTGTTGAAACAAGTGGTTTGAAGATGCCTTTGAATTGGCTTGTTGTTGTTTCAGTCTTAGATCAAAAAACCTTGCAGAGGTACTTTGCCTTAGGAGTTGCAGTTTGTTATTACTTACTTGTAGATTGCTTAGTACTAAACTAGTATTACTTTTGCATTTGATATGCCTAACTTCTGCAGACACTTAAACAATTAGAGAATGCCATTGTTTCATCTCCATTGGGCTAAATCCTAAATCAGATGGTGAAAGATTGATTGCTGTTATTCAGCCGTAAGCACACATGCTATTGACATTCAGTTACATGCCTGTCTGAGTGAATTTGGCCTGATATAGTAGCTATATAAGAACTTGACTTTCAAGCTCAATATTAATCAACTAATTTACTGCTTCTTCACCATGAAAATGACCAGATTGACCAAAGAGCATATTCAGGTAAACTCATTACACTCCATTTAATCATTGTTTATCCTTTAAACACCTCTTTTCATATATCATGCCGGTATATCCTTTTTTTGACATTTATTTCAGGCTATGACTAAGTTGGTTGCTAAATCATGTGAAGATGCTAGTCAAAGTATTAGAAGAGCCCAGCAAAAGGTTTGGTGTGGCCTAGGTTTTCCCTAACTTTTTTTGTAAGGTTTGCCATTTAGCAATGTAAGTAAAGGGAATAAGAATAGTGGAGTTGTGGAAAGAATGAAATTCTCCCACGCTCTGATTATTATCACCAACTTGAATTATTTTTGGTCAGGCATTGATTAACACTATTTTTTATGCTTAAGCATTCTTATGAGTTTTCAAATATGGAATTGGTGTTTTTCCTTTCACTCCATTCACCCTTGAAGAAGTAGCTGCTTATGTCCTGTtctaaaatgcattttttaatcattagagcatataaaatatttcgaaatttcaaaaaatgcaATACAGGAGAGCCTGGTCAATGGTTCGGGttatctttatattttcaaattaaaaagggTGGTCCTGtagtcattattattttttcccagCATACCATAATTTTCTGCAGACTCTGATTAAAGTTGTTAATTTTACAGGCAATGGATGCAATAAAGAAGTTGTATTCAAGTCTCCCCAAAGATGACATAAAAAGACTGGAGAAAGAAGTAACTTATATATGCTTATTGCAACTGAATAGATTACCGTGTTCCATAGCTTTGGTAGTTTGATTTCTTATATTTCCTTCTTACAGGTTGatgatttgacaaaaaaaaaaaatatcaagacTGCAGAAGATGTATGCAAGGTGAAATAGAAGGAAATTAGTCAAGGTTGAGATAAGGCATTGTTGTCATTTTTTCTTGGAGGATTAACTGCTTCGTTTctcctttgaatttgctaggaccTGAAATTTGTCTGGTCTTAGCTGAGTGTCAGTCAAATCAGTCATATTATATCTATCAGTAGTACTATTCTAGTGTTctggtaatttttttattacattggtGCAGGCTGATGTGCATTGTGGTTGATCAACATCTTATGCTTATCGTAACTCCCTTGGTCCAAATTTGTGAATGTTCTGTTCTCATCATGGAGGGTGTGTATAAATTCAAGGAGGGGATATATAAACTAGTCGAAGCTGGCATTCAATTAACAAGAGTTAATGATAGGGTTTGTTGGCATCAAGTTCATTGTATCACATGTTTTGTAGACTTGATATTATCATTGCTTGATGCTGTTCATACTTTCTGGAATGTTACTTTTTTCATTAGTTTATAATGTTTGTTACTAATTCATGTAGTTCTTTTTACCCCCGattttattaacaattaatatattcattcaatttttatgtGGTAATTGCTGTCTTTCGATAACATCAAGAATCAATTTTATCCCACAAAATCATGGTGAtcccataaaaaaatgaaatgattattgctttatcttaaataaaaagtatttgatTATTTCTCAATCGTGAAGCTAATCCAAATGCATTATTAATTTGCTTGGCTAATTAAgcttaaaagattttttaaaagcttaatataatatttgattactattattattattttgtgtaaATAAGTCTTAAATACTGGTAGAACAAAATCTTGGAAAAGTTAGCGGTGAGAAATTTTAATTGTGATTAAGTTTCAAATTAAGGGTTAGTCTTTTAGTAGTCTAAAGAACCAAAACTTCTAGAGATATCTAGAGTTTTATGTTAAAGTCAAAAGTCTTGATTACTgtagtttaaaaaagaaaagaagtagaACAAATAGGAACAATTAAAactatagaaaattaaaatgtgttttttactttattatgaGTGTGCATTGCATGgatcaatttaatatatttcaacttgttaatatatataattaagttatttataattaagttattttgGAATATATGTAAAAATCAATATGATCCGTGCAATGGCTTGGATCGATACTAATGAAGATTAAGAAAGTACAAGAAGTATGAATTGAGAGAAatgctctatttttttaaaaaagaaaaatgtatttcCTCCTAACGAAAGAAGCCAAATTTTCTTCTGCCACtcatttactttaaaatattaatttatctttaattttttttactcaccCCTCATAGAGCATAAACCAAAAAGACATtcctatcttttattttctcgtaaaaaaaatttagtgagAACAAACTTATCAACAAGTTTGAGTAACTTTGACGTTAGATAAAATAGTTATATTCGATTTTActtctaaattaattatataattacaatattaaaacataaattatatcatttcaaaattaatttcacaaaatcatgCTTATTCAAACACGCACTTGATGGCTAGAGGAATAATACAGGGTTGTGGAAAAGAATTGGGTTTGGATCCCTAACAGTGAATTTTTCACTACAGAGACTGCAGTGTTAAATTTAACCaaactttattttgttttatattaataaataataaaataaaaaagttttagtTAAATTAAACCCTGCACTCCCCGCAGGAAAATGAATCCGAATCCGAACTTGAGCAGTGCAATATGCAGATAAACCTACACCTAATAAACCTTGTTGCATTTGCAATTTGCTgtattctctttcattttgcACTACTAATAAACCTTTTTGCATTTGCAATCTGCTATAATTTGCGAATGTATGAACTTCTATGGGTTGATCAAGGAAAAACTCAAGCTGCACAATATGTAATTAGTTAAAGAACTTACTACCTGCACATTTGAGtatttcttatatttctttcttataggacccaaatttaaaataatatttattattttttataaaatttaattcataatatttttttattaattatttttaatctaaaaattttcctaattaaaagaagagaaaaaatatatttgacaaataattaaaaaaatattaataacaaaaataattttaaaaaacttataaatttaaaacatatttaatcataaaatataaattaaattaattatttctgtTAATCGCGTGATGAATTAAAATTCAGTCTTATAAGTATATTTTGTAAATACTTCATTCTTTTGATTGCAATAGGAATAAATAGTTTTTGACAATCACATGCCAATCTACTTAAACTATAAACAAAGATCACATATCATCAATCCAAGCAAAAGACCACAATATTGTGTGCAATGAATCAAGATGATGTCTTCATAACTCAAGCAAATATTAATGTGCACAAAAAAGCTGGTGAGAGAGTCCTTACTCCTTACTCCTTACTCGCACCACAGAGTGGTGGGGTTGTGTGGGACAAGGGGCAATTTGGATTAAgaagaaatttaaaagattaaggtgaataaatattttacaaacaaatcagtATACAGTTGTCAACTTTTAATAGTTTGATGCTCATTTTGGCTTCTTTCGTTCGGTGGAAAGAGATTTACTCATGAATTAAACTTTACTGAACAATTTAATAAACTTCATGACAGTAACATCTTGCAGCTTTCTACCCATCAAAGAAGACTGTTGTAAACAAAGGAACACAACTTCTTCACTGTACCTATCTGTGTAAACGAACAGACTAATAAAAATTGATGATAGATTAACAAAATAAAGGTGACACACACCACACAATACAATTGTTGAAGTTTGTGTTATCGGAAAGACTCAACAGTTATTGGTTGACTGAGcatcaaagaaaaagatcaccaTTCATAAAATAGCTTATTACTACTCATTTCATCAGAATATTAACCCTGCACTtcaaattaatcattttcattcatcCACTCTACTAATTTTCCTACCATGGCACTAGAATTGCCGAATTGGTAGGTGGTGCTCTTCTTTCTGCTTTCCTTCGGGTTGCATTTGAGAAACTTGCTTCTCCTCAAATCCTGGACTTCTTTCGTGGAAGAAAGCTTGATCAAAAGCTGCTCAACAACTTGGAAATCATGCTGAACTCCATCCAGGTTTTGGCTGATGATGCAGAACTAAAGCAGTTCAGAGATCCACATCTCAGAAACTGGCTTCTTAAGGTCAAAGATGCTGTACTTGACACAGAGGATCTCTTGGATGAAATACAATATGAAATCTCCAAATGCCAAGTTGAAGCTGAATCTCAAACCTGCACTGGCTGCACTTGCAAGGTACCAAATTTCTTCAAATCTTCTCTTGTTAGTTCCTTTAACAAGGAAATTAAATCAAGTATGGAACAAGTGCTTGAGGACCTTGAAAATCTTGATGATTCAACAATAGAAAGGGATGGAATTTTAACTGAGAATCTACATCCTTCCAAACACTTTCCAAGGTGATTATTCAATAATTCATTATTGAATGTGGTGTCCTTAACCATGGAGAACTGTCAATCATGGCAACGTTTGCCTCCCCTTGGACTTTTGTCATGTCTCAAGTACCTGAGGATTGATGGACTTAATGGGATATTGCTTATTGATGCTGAATTTTATGGGAATAACTCTTCTTCATTTACATCCTTAGAAACACTGGAGTTCTGCCAAATGGAAGAATGGGAAAAATGGGAATGCCAGGCTGTGACAGGTTTTTTTCATGTCTTCAACATCTTTGTATAAAGGAATGCCCCAAGCTGAAAGGGCACCTGCCAGAGCAACTTCTTTGTCCTCAATTTGAATCAGAGAGTGCCCTAAATTTGAATCATTGCCTGAACACATGCATATCCTCCTTCAATCTTTTTGTTACTTATTTATAGATGATTGTCCAAATTCCAAAAGTTGAATCATTAGAAGGAGgtttgccatcaaatttaaaacatatgTCTCTTTGTAATTGCTTGAAACTCATCGCCTCACTGAAAAGGGCCTGGGGAGCCAATCCCTCTCTAGAATTCTTATTTATTGGAAGACTGGATGTGGAGTATCATCCTGAGGAAGATTTACTGCCACAAGCTCTTATTTCTCTGGAAATCAGTGATTGTCCAAATGTTAAAAGACTGGACTAGAAGGGTCTTTGCCACCTCTCCTCTTTCAAGAATTTGTTTCTTGATGACTGCCCCAGCCTCCAATGCTTACCAGAGGAGGTTCTGCCCAAATCCATTTCATCTTTGGAAATTTGGAGCTGTCCATTCCTCACACAGTGCTGCCAGAAACCttattaatcaaatgtgcaatttATTTTTTGCTAAGCAAATGAAAGTTGTATTATTAAAAGGCAAATTTGGCACAAGATGTGACAAATTCGGACACCACAAATAAATGGAAACATGGGCAGAGATGTACAATTACTTCCCCCCTCCGACATAGCCATGCGGTCACATATAAATCAAATGTGCAATGCATATAAAACAATGGCCAGTGATTACAAAAGCAAATTGCTTCTCTGCTCAATATGTCTTTATGCCAGTGAAACAAGTCCTTAGAGTCATATGCCACCATTTTGGAAAAAGGGAAACAAATTTTAGACAATATCATGAAGGATCttgagaagaggaggaagaacAGTTTTATTATGACAATTGATATTCAAATTCCATAGGATTATAAATCATTCTTCCATCATTTGAGGCTGCAGGTTGTATTTCTTGCATGCCACACTCCTATTCCATTGTATACAAACTAACTAacttaagtaaataaaaatcacttttacAGACTTACAACATTACAGGAAATATATCAAGATGAATGATGAAAAAGCAATTCATCCATATAGTTCCTACAGTATTTTGTTCCAATTAATTCCACCAAATTGCAAATCATGCTTCAATCATTTGAGGCAGGCTGGATTTCTTGTATGCCATACTCCTGTTAAATTGTATACaaagtcaaaaaaaaaaaaaaacaaggtcaATTACTTCATTTGTTATAGAAGATATATCTAGGTGATAAATGAAAACCAAACCATTCATATCAATCTTACCGTACTTTCTCCCAATTCCATCTGTTGAAATGCTTCCATCATTCGAGGCAGGTTGGATTTCTTGCTTCAATTGCTTGACATGCtcctatttcattttttacaaaGTAACATCAATAAACGATGAAACTCCATTGATAAAGGAGATGTATCAAAGTAAAAGATTACAAAAACAACCATCTATATCAGTCTTACAGTTTTTTCTCCAAACAATTGTGACAGATAGACCTTGTTTGAAATGATATTATGGTTTAGGCATTATCTCCAACCATGTTCTGTGTCAAGTTGTAATGTCACCATTATCTTTAACCATGTTTTGTGTCAAGTTGTAATGTCACCATTATCTTTAACCATGTTTTGTGTCAAGTCATGCATTATCACCCGACCATGCTCATTAATCTTTATAAGAGATTTATCAAGCAACACTTTAATACCATCTTTTGGACTGACACGAAACTGCCTATAAAGTTTTTCTTCAACCACTTGCAAATCTTGTCTATTGAGGTAAAAGGCAATGCAAGACAACATTTTCTGATGACATTTCTCCAAAGCATCAAAGCTTATTTGAACTATCctttgtttctctttatttGGAATTTTTTCATATTGATCTAATGCAGATACACATTCCTCTACGCTTTTTCCGCGCAAGTAGGAACCCATCACTTCTAGAATGAATGGATTCCCTGAAGCATAAGTTTCTGCTCGTTCTAAAATGCTCAAATACATAGATTTCAAATTCTTAGAATTAAAAGCTTTCAAACTAAGCAATTGAAAAGCTTCTTTTGTTTTGAACCTCTCTACCTCGTACAATCTAATCTCATGACGGTGTAGCAAAGAGTTGTCCTTAGTTGTAATGACGACTTTGCTGTTAGAACTAAAGCAGTTAGTTAGCCTAACAATGTCTTGCAATTGCTTTTCATCATAAATGTcttcaagaactaaaaaaagtttcttttcttctttcaagaATTTTCGCTTTAATATTGACATTCCTTTGTTTGTATTTCCAAATTTCATGATAtcactgttgttgttgctgtcaCCAATCATTCCAGAGAGAAGCATACCTATGAGACCTATAAATCCGTGATTCCTTAAACATTCTCCCACCTTATCAAGAAAGCAAAAATAGTCAAACCTGTTTCCAGCAGCATTGGAGTAATAAACTCCACAAGCTACTGTTGTTTTACCTGTTCCATCTTCTCCACATATCCCAACCATCTTGACTCCACCATCATCAGATTCAGAATACAGAAGTTCATTAACTTTCTGCACTCGAGAATGCAGTTCAACAGAGCAAGCAACATGTTCAGAGACCTTCCTACCAATCTCCTCGATATACTGGTATTCATATGTCTTCCCAGTCCTGCACAATCAAAGGAACATAGGTGAAGTCCTACTAAATGCACTCTGTCCATGTCTTGATATTTATAACAGGTTCACTTAAATTGTGTTTGATATTAAACGATTTAACTAGTTCAGGGtcaatacacaacaaacatttctttcatattttttttcccacCATGACATTAATGAAGAGTATCTATCAATTATGATTAATTTCCATCCAGGAACACCACCTTACCTGATTAACTACCTTTAGTGTATCTTTCTTCCTAAAcatgttttagaaaaatattgaaggctttttttttcttcttatattcaAGAGACCATACAAGAGGGTATCAGACAGATTAAAAAAAGGAACACATTAAAGCAAGAGCAAGAATAagaaattggtgaaaagaaTCGGATACCGTTGGAGGGGCCAGCCGCCAAAGCCAGCAACTTTTTCCAAAGTGTTC contains the following coding sequences:
- the LOC114387772 gene encoding uncharacterized protein LOC114387772, with amino-acid sequence MKMTRLTKEHIQAMTKLVAKSCEDASQSIRRAQQKAMDAIKKLYSSLPKDDIKRLEKEVDDLTKKKNIKTAEDVCKVK
- the LOC114386881 gene encoding disease resistance protein RML1A-like produces the protein MQNLSRMDKPKTITHYVLISSADDTVAGFTSTLAKSLEDQGFPARVLVDHRDLKKAEIETVRVFIVVLSEHYAICPFRLDKLAEIVDGLGARQRVLPVFYYVPTSDVRYQTGSYEVALGVHEYYVERERLEKWKNTLEKVAGFGGWPLQRTGKTYEYQYIEEIGRKVSEHVACSVELHSRVQKVNELLYSESDDGGVKMVGICGEDGTGKTTVACGVYYSNAAGNRFDYFCFLDKVGECLRNHGFIGLIGMLLSGMIGDSNNNSDIMKFGNTNKGMSILKRKFLKEEKKLFLVLEDIYDEKQLQDIVRLTNCFSSNSKVVITTKDNSLLHRHEIRLYEEHVKQLKQEIQPASNDGSISTDGIGRKYGVWHTRNPACLK